A stretch of the Tannerella serpentiformis genome encodes the following:
- a CDS encoding KdsC family phosphatase produces the protein MIPYDLTRIRAFLFDVDGVLSSDKIPLADNGDPARTVNIKDGYALQLAVRHGYEVGLITGAYTENIRRRFEHLGVKHIYLCSSVKIIDYEDFLRRTGLTDEQVAFAGDDIPDYEVMRRVGLPIAPSTAAPEIKRIARYISPLAGGDGIAREVIEQTMKVQGTWMSDKAFGW, from the coding sequence ATGATTCCTTACGATTTGACCCGCATACGGGCGTTTCTTTTCGACGTGGACGGCGTGCTGTCGTCCGACAAAATCCCGCTGGCGGACAACGGTGATCCGGCCCGCACGGTGAACATCAAAGACGGCTACGCGTTGCAGTTGGCCGTCCGACACGGCTACGAGGTGGGCCTGATCACGGGCGCTTACACGGAGAACATCCGCCGCCGCTTCGAGCACCTCGGCGTGAAGCACATCTACCTCTGCAGCAGTGTCAAGATCATCGACTATGAGGACTTCCTCCGCCGGACGGGCCTCACGGACGAGCAAGTGGCCTTCGCTGGCGACGACATCCCGGACTATGAGGTGATGCGTCGCGTCGGGCTGCCCATTGCACCCAGTACGGCGGCGCCGGAGATCAAGCGCATCGCCCGTTACATCTCACCACTGGCCGGCGGCGACGGCATCGCCCGCGAAGTGATCGAGCAGACGATGAAGGTGCAGGGCACATGGATGTCCGACAAGGCGTTCGGGTGGTGA
- a CDS encoding Rossmann-like and DUF2520 domain-containing protein, whose product MMNETVVMIGAGRVATHLAQALREHAGLRLVQVYSRTAEHAQALAERSGDAAWTTSAEAVRTDADVYVFSLSDDALAGVARRVPANDGLWLHTAGSVPMNVFRGRARRYGVLYPLQTFSRERSVDFRRVPCFVEGCTAGVTDEVRTLAERLSDEVHELSSVDRAYLHLAAVFACNFTNHMYALADGIVRARGLDGSVLRPLIDETAAKIHRLTPREAQTGPALRNDRAVIDRQASMIADPDVRRLYEDISRGIYAERLKS is encoded by the coding sequence ATGATGAACGAGACGGTCGTGATGATCGGTGCTGGGCGTGTGGCCACGCATCTTGCGCAGGCGTTGCGTGAGCATGCGGGGCTGCGCCTCGTGCAGGTCTACAGTCGGACGGCGGAGCATGCCCAGGCCTTAGCCGAGAGGTCGGGCGACGCGGCGTGGACAACGTCGGCTGAAGCCGTGCGCACGGATGCCGACGTGTATGTCTTCTCGCTCAGCGATGATGCATTGGCCGGCGTGGCCCGTCGGGTGCCGGCGAATGATGGGCTGTGGCTGCATACGGCGGGCAGTGTGCCGATGAATGTCTTCCGCGGCCGGGCGCGGCGCTACGGCGTGCTTTATCCGCTGCAGACGTTCTCACGCGAGAGGTCGGTGGACTTTCGTCGGGTGCCCTGCTTTGTGGAGGGCTGCACGGCGGGGGTGACCGACGAGGTGCGGACGCTGGCCGAGCGACTCTCGGACGAGGTGCATGAGCTGTCGTCGGTCGATCGGGCGTACCTCCATCTGGCAGCGGTCTTTGCTTGCAACTTCACGAACCACATGTATGCCTTGGCCGACGGGATCGTCCGTGCGCGTGGCCTCGATGGCTCTGTGCTCCGTCCGCTGATCGACGAGACGGCCGCGAAGATCCATCGCCTCACGCCGCGTGAGGCGCAGACGGGTCCAGCGCTTCGCAACGACCGCGCCGTGATCGATCGTCAGGCCTCAATGATCGCCGACCCGGATGTGAGGCGTCTCTACGAGGATATCAGCCGGGGGATCTACGCCGAACGACTAAAAAGTTAG